In the genome of Acidimicrobiia bacterium, one region contains:
- the lexA gene encoding transcriptional repressor LexA, whose protein sequence is MEQLSTRQKEVLQFIQTTVSERGYPPSVREIGDAIGLSSPSTVHSHLSTLVKHGFLRRDPTKPRAIEVTSHSDEESSMPVGRQRAVPLLGRIAAGSPILAAEDIDEVMPLPESLVGTGTLFMLQVKGESMINAGILNGDFVVVRQQNDARDGEIVAALIDGEEATIKRLERKNGAVILHPENSALEPMVFTEGVEILGKVVSVLRSIP, encoded by the coding sequence ATGGAACAGCTGAGCACCCGGCAAAAGGAAGTGCTCCAATTCATTCAGACCACGGTCTCCGAACGGGGGTACCCGCCTTCGGTTCGTGAAATCGGCGATGCCATCGGCTTGTCTTCTCCGTCGACGGTGCACAGTCACCTTTCAACACTCGTCAAGCACGGCTTCCTGCGACGCGACCCGACCAAGCCACGGGCAATCGAAGTCACCTCACACTCGGATGAGGAATCTTCGATGCCGGTCGGGCGACAGCGCGCCGTTCCCCTGTTGGGTCGGATCGCCGCCGGTAGCCCGATTCTCGCCGCCGAAGACATCGACGAGGTCATGCCCCTTCCGGAGTCACTCGTGGGTACCGGCACGCTCTTCATGCTTCAAGTCAAGGGCGAATCGATGATCAACGCCGGGATCCTCAATGGAGACTTCGTTGTCGTCCGCCAGCAGAACGACGCTCGGGACGGAGAGATCGTGGCGGCCCTCATCGACGGTGAAGAGGCGACCATCAAGCGACTCGAACGCAAGAACGGAGCGGTGATCCTGCATCCGGAGAATTCCGCACTCGAGCCGATGGTATTCACCGAGGGAGTCGAGATACTTGGAAAGGTTGTCTCGGTCCTTAGATCAATTCCGTAG
- the dapF gene encoding diaminopimelate epimerase has translation MEFVKMHGLGNDFVVFEGPASWSADQVAAICNRRTGVGADGILIVTNLDDNQVRMEYWNADGSVAEMCGNGLRCVARFAIDKGWLDPAGGRVLTAVGALAVAPVGDGRYRVQIGQPAVGEEFGHELTFRRVSVGNPHAVTFVEDVGVAPVETLGSDLEQATPGGTNVEFAQPTAAGIRVRTWERGVGETNACGTGAVATAVAARAAGLAGDQVTILLIGGPLVVELDGPDAFITGPAEYVFSGTTELI, from the coding sequence ATGGAATTCGTGAAGATGCACGGCCTCGGCAACGACTTTGTTGTCTTCGAAGGACCCGCTTCGTGGAGCGCCGACCAAGTCGCCGCCATTTGTAACCGCCGCACCGGGGTGGGAGCCGACGGGATTCTCATCGTCACCAACCTCGACGACAACCAGGTACGAATGGAATATTGGAATGCCGATGGGTCGGTGGCCGAGATGTGCGGGAACGGTTTACGGTGCGTTGCCCGATTCGCCATCGACAAGGGCTGGCTCGACCCGGCCGGTGGCCGGGTGCTCACAGCGGTCGGCGCTCTCGCAGTCGCGCCGGTCGGCGACGGACGGTACCGGGTACAGATTGGACAGCCGGCGGTCGGCGAAGAGTTCGGTCACGAACTGACCTTCCGTCGGGTTTCTGTTGGGAATCCTCACGCCGTGACGTTCGTGGAAGATGTCGGGGTCGCCCCGGTCGAGACTCTGGGCTCGGACCTCGAACAAGCCACCCCTGGAGGAACGAACGTCGAATTTGCTCAACCGACGGCTGCCGGGATACGGGTCAGAACCTGGGAGCGAGGAGTTGGCGAGACGAACGCCTGTGGAACGGGTGCGGTAGCTACCGCGGTGGCGGCTCGCGCGGCGGGTTTGGCGGGTGATCAGGTCACGATTCTGCTGATCGGAGGGCCGTTGGTAGTAGAGCTGGACGGGCCCGATGCGTTTATCACCGGGCCCGCCGAATACGTGTTCTCTGGTACTACGGAATTGATCTAA
- the miaA gene encoding tRNA (adenosine(37)-N6)-dimethylallyltransferase MiaA, giving the protein MNIIALVGPTASGKSDLALRLARDTGACLLSADSMQVYRGMDIGTAKPTLAEQAEVPHHLIDLVEPEESFSVADFQSAARAVLADHGGRRIIVVGGSGLHVRALLDPLEFPPHDPAVRQLIDALPPEESRERLRAADCHADDVLDLANPRRVQRALEILEITGLTPSQRAVTAEARAVAAYEPLVPFAGFGIDAAEALGSRVADRTDVMVEAGFVAEVRSLAGRLGATARSATGYPEFGAYVAGESSLDEAVGKTREATVALAKRQRTFFRRDPRIVWLDWHDDPVVRYDSFRAQLDKLGLWNS; this is encoded by the coding sequence CTGAACATTATTGCCTTGGTCGGGCCGACGGCCTCGGGCAAGTCGGATCTGGCGCTCCGGTTGGCGAGGGATACCGGTGCCTGCCTGCTTTCTGCCGATTCGATGCAGGTGTACCGGGGGATGGACATCGGGACTGCCAAGCCAACCCTGGCCGAACAGGCTGAGGTTCCCCATCATCTGATCGATCTTGTCGAACCGGAGGAGTCCTTCTCGGTGGCCGACTTCCAGAGTGCGGCCCGGGCAGTATTGGCGGACCATGGTGGCCGGCGGATCATCGTTGTGGGAGGATCAGGTCTCCACGTCCGGGCGCTTCTTGATCCCCTCGAGTTCCCTCCCCATGACCCGGCCGTCCGTCAGTTAATCGATGCCCTGCCACCTGAGGAGTCACGGGAGCGCCTTCGGGCCGCCGACTGCCACGCAGACGATGTGCTCGATTTGGCGAACCCCCGCCGCGTACAACGGGCTCTGGAGATTCTTGAGATAACCGGTCTGACCCCTTCCCAGAGGGCCGTAACGGCGGAGGCCAGGGCGGTGGCTGCTTATGAACCGCTGGTCCCGTTCGCCGGCTTTGGTATTGACGCCGCAGAAGCGCTCGGTAGCCGGGTGGCCGACCGCACCGATGTAATGGTCGAGGCTGGGTTTGTGGCAGAAGTGCGCTCGCTGGCCGGTCGTCTTGGCGCTACCGCCCGGTCGGCGACCGGATACCCGGAATTCGGTGCCTATGTAGCGGGGGAGAGCAGTCTCGATGAAGCGGTCGGCAAAACCCGGGAAGCGACGGTGGCGCTCGCCAAACGCCAGCGAACCTTCTTTCGGCGGGACCCACGCATCGTCTGGCTGGATTGGCACGATGACCCCGTGGTTCGTTACGACTCATTTCGTGCCCAACTCGATAAGCTGGGCCTATGGAATTCGTGA
- the miaB gene encoding tRNA (N6-isopentenyl adenosine(37)-C2)-methylthiotransferase MiaB, whose translation MSEILLPNPRVRERRIPTRVGQTYFVRTFGCQMNEHDSERISGLFEADGMTKAPSVEEADVVFINTCTIRENADNKLYGTLGSLAHLKDDAPHRALIVGGCAAQKDREVVRERAPWVDVVLGTHNLDRVVDLLDQAQQWGPITEIVDELQEMPSSLPVRREVDHSAWVTIQIGCNNTCTFCIVPAVRGIEISRRPGDIIREVTQLAADGVVEVTLLGQNVNTYGRDLAIDGKRRPIFADLLRRVGEVDGIRRVRYTSPHPADFNEDVAIAMAETVAVCEQLHLPLQSGSDRILARMHRGYNRERFMDRLRLARRHLPGLTVSTDIIVGFPGETEEDFDLTLGVVQEAQFDSAYTFQFSARPGTAAADYAEDFVPQAIVTERFNRLIALQDSISFARNQNDVGRSLSVLIDGPSKRDPDAATGRTRGGKLVHVAGMYPAGTFVDVEIIKAGKHSLIGRRI comes from the coding sequence ATGAGCGAAATCTTGCTTCCCAATCCGCGCGTCAGAGAGCGCCGCATCCCCACACGGGTGGGCCAAACCTATTTTGTGCGCACGTTCGGATGTCAGATGAATGAGCACGATTCGGAACGGATTTCCGGACTGTTCGAGGCCGATGGCATGACGAAGGCGCCGAGCGTCGAAGAGGCCGACGTGGTATTCATCAACACCTGCACCATCCGCGAAAACGCCGATAACAAGCTGTACGGGACTCTCGGCAGTCTGGCCCATCTCAAAGATGACGCCCCCCATCGGGCCCTGATCGTCGGTGGCTGTGCCGCCCAGAAAGATCGCGAGGTGGTTCGGGAGCGGGCTCCGTGGGTCGATGTGGTCCTCGGCACCCACAATCTCGACCGGGTGGTCGACCTGCTCGACCAGGCCCAACAGTGGGGCCCGATCACCGAGATCGTCGATGAGTTACAGGAGATGCCGTCGTCGCTGCCGGTACGACGCGAAGTCGATCATTCTGCCTGGGTGACCATTCAGATTGGATGCAACAACACCTGCACATTCTGTATCGTTCCGGCCGTTCGAGGAATCGAGATTTCCCGTCGACCTGGCGACATCATCCGGGAAGTGACCCAACTGGCGGCCGATGGGGTAGTGGAGGTGACCCTGCTTGGTCAAAACGTCAATACCTATGGTCGCGATCTGGCGATTGACGGCAAGCGTCGGCCGATATTTGCCGATCTCCTGCGGAGAGTCGGGGAAGTCGACGGTATCAGGCGAGTTCGATACACGAGTCCACATCCGGCTGATTTCAATGAGGACGTTGCCATCGCAATGGCCGAAACCGTCGCGGTGTGTGAGCAGCTTCATCTGCCCCTCCAGTCGGGGAGTGACCGGATCCTCGCCAGAATGCACCGCGGATACAACCGGGAGCGGTTCATGGATCGACTCCGTCTTGCTCGCCGGCATCTGCCAGGACTGACAGTGTCGACCGACATTATCGTCGGGTTCCCTGGCGAAACCGAAGAAGACTTCGATCTGACGCTTGGCGTGGTGCAAGAGGCGCAATTCGACTCTGCGTATACCTTCCAGTTTTCTGCAAGGCCAGGGACGGCCGCCGCTGACTATGCCGAGGACTTTGTTCCCCAAGCGATCGTGACGGAGCGGTTCAATCGGTTGATAGCCCTACAGGACTCGATTTCGTTTGCCCGCAATCAGAATGACGTTGGCAGGAGCCTGTCAGTGCTCATCGATGGACCGTCCAAACGGGATCCCGATGCGGCGACTGGACGGACTCGGGGGGGCAAGCTTGTGCATGTCGCCGGAATGTATCCGGCGGGAACGTTCGTCGACGTCGAGATCATCAAGGCCGGCAAGCACAGCCTGATCGGGAGACGGATCTGA